A region of the Prochlorothrix hollandica PCC 9006 = CALU 1027 genome:
AGTCCTGCCGTGCCCATCGTCTCCAGCTCACTCCCCCTTCTCTTCTCCCCTCTCACTCGTCCCAAACCACGGCCTGAAACTCCCATTCCTTTGTTCCCCCCTGAATAGTTACGAAGTAGGGTCAGCTAACATATCATTGGAGCGGATGGAATGTGATATTGTCCTTCTAAACGAGGGTTTATCGTCCGCCGCTCAATTCAACCGTTATGCCGAAACCGAGAACTCCGTTTAAATTGCTTGTTCCTAGCTGAGATTAGGCAGGCAAAGAGTGTTGGCTTCGGTGAGTGGCGGTTGCTGTCGCAGACGGCAAGCCGTTTGCTTGCTGCTCAATTTAGCCGTTATAGATAGGCAATTGTAATAGAATTTTTATCATGACGAGTACCCAACAACGCGCCGCCCTGCAACGCCAAATCTGGCAAATCGCCAATGATGTGCGCGGCTCAGTCGATGGCTGGGATTTCAAGCAATACGTGCTTGGCACGCTGTTTTATCGCTTTATTAGTGAAAACTTTGCCAGCTACATCGAGGCCGACGATGATAGCATCCACTACGCCAAGCTGTCTGATCGCATTATTACTGACGACATCAAAGACGATGCCATCAAAACCAAAGGCTACTTTATTTACCCTAGCCAGTTGTTTGCCACGATCGCGGCCAATGCCAACACGAACGAAAGCTTGAATACTGACCTAGCGGCGATTTTTGTGGCGATCGAAAGCTCTGCCAATGGCTACCCCTCCGAGACAGACATCAAGGGGCTGTTTGCTGACTTTGACACCACCAGCAACCGCCTGGGCAACACGGTTAAAGATAAAAACCTGCGCTTGGCTGCGGTTCTAAAAGGGGTGGCAGGGCTGGATTTTGGTGGTTTTGATGCCAGCCATATTGACCTGTTTGGTGATGCCTATGAGTTTCTGATCTCCAACTATGCCGCCAATGCTGGTAAATCGGGGGGTGAGTTTTTTACGCCGCAGCACGTCTCTCGGTTGATTGCCCAGCTTGCTATGCACCAGCAAACCAGTGTCAATAAAATTTATGACCCCGCCTGTGGGTCTGGTTCGCTGTTATTGCAAGCCAAAAAGCATTTTGATGCTCACCTGATTGAAGACGGTTTTTATGGGCAGGAGATTAACCACACGACCTATAACTTGGCGCGGATGAATATGTTTTTGCATAACATCAACTACGACAAGTTTAATATGCAGTTGGGCAACACGCTGACTGAGCCGCATTTTGCGGATGAAAAGCCCTTTGATGCCATTGTCTCCAATCCGCCCTATTCGGTGAAGTGGGTTGGCAGTGATGACCCGACGCTGATTAATGACGATCGCTTTGCCCCAGCAGGCGTACTTGCGCCCAAATCTAAGGCTGATTTTGCCTTTGTGTTGCATTGCTTGAGCTATTTATCGAGCAGGGGGCGGGCGGCGATCGTCTGTTTCCCTGGTATTTTTTACCGTGGGGGTGCGGAGGCGAAAATCAGAAAGTATTTGGTGGATAATAATTATGTGGAAACGGTGATTGCTCTTGCGCCTAATTTGTTTTTTGGCACGACGATCGCGGTGACGATTTTGGTGTTATCGAAGCACAAGCTGGATTCTGCGACTCAGTTTATTGATGCCAGTGGGTTGTTTAAGAAGGAAACGAATAATAATACGCTGACGGATGACCATATTGCGGCAATTATGGGGGTGTTTGAGAGTAAGGAAAACGTTGCCCACTTTGCCCGATCGGTTCCTGTAGAAGAGATTGCGGCTAATGATTACAATCTGTCGGTGAGTAGCTATGTGGAGGCGGAGGATACGCGGGAGGTGGTGGATATTACGGCGCTGAATGCTAAGTTAAAAATGACGGTGGCGAAGATCGATCGCTTGCGGGCTGAGATTGAGGCGATCGTGGCGGAGATTGAAGCATGAGTAAATCAGAACAGCCGATTGCTTTGATCAATCTGCCGGATGGCTATAACATCTGGTTGATGGAACTCAAAGAACGCATTCACACAGCCCAACAACGAGCGACATTGGCTGTTAATCGTGAATTGGTTCTGCTCTATTGGCAAATTGGGCGTGACATTTTGGATCGGCAAGCTGAACAGGGCTGGGGAGCCAGGGTTATCGATCGCCTTGCCCATGATTTGCGTAATTCATTCCCCAACATGAAAGGTTTTTCGCCACGCAATCTCAAATATATGCGAACTTTTGCCGACACATGGACAGATGTTGAATTTGTGCAAGAGGTGCTTGCACAATTGCCGTGGTATCATCAACTGGCACTTTTAGATAAATTAGACAACAACGAAAAGCGTATTTGGTACGCTCAAAAAGCTATAGAAAACAATTGGTCGCGTAATGTGCTGGTGATGCAGATTGAAACGCGCTTAATTGAGCGACAAGGCAATGCGGTTTCTAATTTTGAGCAACGCTTGCCTAAACCCGATTCTGATCTTGCCCGTGAGTCGATTAAAGATCCCTATCGCTTTGATTTTTTGGGTCTGACTGAGGAAGCTCAAGAGCGAGAAATAGAAGGGGCATTGGTTAAACACGTCACGCAATTTTTGTTGGAGTTGGGCGCAGGATTTGCCTTTGTGGGTCGTCAGGTGTTGCTTCAAGTGGGTGAGGAAGATTTTTTTATTGATCTTCTGTTTTATCACCTGAAATTGCGCTGCTATGTTGTGATTGAACTCAAAGCCGACAAGTTTAAGCCTGAGCATTTGGGTCAGTTGGGGTTTTATATGACGGCGGTGGATCGGCAAATGAAGGTTAAAGAGGATGCGGTCACGATCGGCTTATTGTTGTGCAAAAGCAAGGACAAGGTGGTTGCTGAGTATGCTTTGGGGGATAAAAGTCAGCCGATGGGTATTGCTGAATCTAAGTTATTGGAATCTTTACCCGTTCCTTTACAAACTCAATTGCCGAGTATTGAAGAGATTGAGCGGGAATTGCAGGGATTTGATGGAGGTGATGTATGAGCGGTATGAGTTTTCTGGAAAGGCTGTTGGATGGGGCGGCGGTGGAGTGGAAGCCGTTGGGGGATGAAGATTTTTTCGAGGTGGCAAATAATAGCAGAAAACCAGTTAAGTCCTCATTGCGTGTATCTGGGAAAACCCCATACTACGGCGCAAACAACATCCAAGATTATGTGGATGGTTATACACATGATGGCGAGTATGTATTGATAGCTGAAGACGGTTCAGCCAGCCTTGAAAATTACTCCATTCAATATGTAAATGGGAAATTTTGGGCAAACAATCATGTTCATGTTGTGTGCGGGAAATCCGGTGTAAATACAAGATTCATATATCACTATTTGTGCATCGTTAATTTCTTACCTTATTTACCAAACAAAGATAGATCAAAACTAACAAAAGGTGAGCTGGTTAAAATTCCTGTTCCCATCCCATGCCCAGACAACCCCGATCGCTCTCTTGCCATTCAAGCCGAAATCGTGCGGATTTTGGACACTTTTACAGCACTGACTGCCGAACTGACTGCCGAGCTGACCGCCGAGCTGAGCGATCGCAAGAAACAATATGAGTATTATCGCGATCGGCTGTTGACTTTTGAAAAAGATGAAGTGGAGTGGAAGACGTTGGGGGAGGTGGCGAAAAGTC
Encoded here:
- a CDS encoding type I restriction-modification system subunit M; the protein is MTSTQQRAALQRQIWQIANDVRGSVDGWDFKQYVLGTLFYRFISENFASYIEADDDSIHYAKLSDRIITDDIKDDAIKTKGYFIYPSQLFATIAANANTNESLNTDLAAIFVAIESSANGYPSETDIKGLFADFDTTSNRLGNTVKDKNLRLAAVLKGVAGLDFGGFDASHIDLFGDAYEFLISNYAANAGKSGGEFFTPQHVSRLIAQLAMHQQTSVNKIYDPACGSGSLLLQAKKHFDAHLIEDGFYGQEINHTTYNLARMNMFLHNINYDKFNMQLGNTLTEPHFADEKPFDAIVSNPPYSVKWVGSDDPTLINDDRFAPAGVLAPKSKADFAFVLHCLSYLSSRGRAAIVCFPGIFYRGGAEAKIRKYLVDNNYVETVIALAPNLFFGTTIAVTILVLSKHKLDSATQFIDASGLFKKETNNNTLTDDHIAAIMGVFESKENVAHFARSVPVEEIAANDYNLSVSSYVEAEDTREVVDITALNAKLKMTVAKIDRLRAEIEAIVAEIEA
- a CDS encoding PDDEXK nuclease domain-containing protein: MSKSEQPIALINLPDGYNIWLMELKERIHTAQQRATLAVNRELVLLYWQIGRDILDRQAEQGWGARVIDRLAHDLRNSFPNMKGFSPRNLKYMRTFADTWTDVEFVQEVLAQLPWYHQLALLDKLDNNEKRIWYAQKAIENNWSRNVLVMQIETRLIERQGNAVSNFEQRLPKPDSDLARESIKDPYRFDFLGLTEEAQEREIEGALVKHVTQFLLELGAGFAFVGRQVLLQVGEEDFFIDLLFYHLKLRCYVVIELKADKFKPEHLGQLGFYMTAVDRQMKVKEDAVTIGLLLCKSKDKVVAEYALGDKSQPMGIAESKLLESLPVPLQTQLPSIEEIERELQGFDGGDV
- a CDS encoding restriction endonuclease subunit S; this translates as MSGMSFLERLLDGAAVEWKPLGDEDFFEVANNSRKPVKSSLRVSGKTPYYGANNIQDYVDGYTHDGEYVLIAEDGSASLENYSIQYVNGKFWANNHVHVVCGKSGVNTRFIYHYLCIVNFLPYLPNKDRSKLTKGELVKIPVPIPCPDNPDRSLAIQAEIVRILDTFTALTAELTAELTAELSDRKKQYEYYRDRLLTFEKDEVEWKTLGEVAKSQRGRRLVKSELEESGNYAVFQNCMTPLGYYHESNVKSDTTFIISGGAAGEIGYSGVDFWAADDVYYFLTPENLKSKFLYYFLLTQQIKILGQVRRASVPRLSKTAFEKIQIPLPPLEEQARIVAILDKFDTLTHDLSEGLPREIALRQQQYEYYRDLLLSFPKSKDEEQ